TTAATTTACCGTTGTAAAAGTCGTAGTAACTCACGAAGTCCATCTGCATCACAGAATAGATATAGTCAGACTGAGTGTGTGAGaactaaaacaattatttgTTATGTATATGAATATGAAAAGTCACAAAATCAATATTTCTACTACTTatcctttttttaaaaaaatagtattacTTATAGAGATGTAGtcagctaatatattatttgctatagttataattattattGGCAGTTTGGAACGCGCCAAAGATATACACGACAAAAAGTTATCATTTAAAGGGTTAATTATatcatttaactttttttatttttaccatcaATAAAGAGAATTATTTGTATCATTAGACTCATACGATCTAATTAATCGAGAAAGGAAACgatcaaaagaagaaagaagaaagaagaaagaagaagattaagTTGGTGGATGAAGAACAGTGAGGCGTGTAtttgccaaaaagaaaaaagagaagaagatgaatttgACCTTCCAAGTGTTCTTTACTACGGAAGTGATGAAAGATTTGTTCTCATAAGAGACCTTAGAAGCCATTATTGACAACATCGACTTGTACTCGATGGTACCAACACTTATCTTCTTGTCAAGCTCTACTCTTCGATCTGTGCATCCTACAAATGACACATATGTCGCCGACGATTCCTCAGGCTGTACCAACTTTCCTGTAACAAAAGTTTTTGGTTATTCCTGTAAAAGTACGTACTCAACATCATCCAACAAGAATTAAAATAGGTGAACAATTTGTCCTAAAAATTCTATAATGTTACTTCAAAAATTACACGTTGAATTCATTTTATGGTATTAAATAATACAAAACTCTTGATGCAGTATcatttattactttattttaatatgtgcGTCTTctgttttacaaaaaatatatatatatatatatatatgtgcgtCTTGCATGTTCAGTACTGCTCGTTCTGTTACAAGTCTGTTTAAGCTATGATAAGTGTCGTTGGTCTAAGTCCAAAGGTCCAAAAGTCCGAGGGGAGTGTTAAAATAGAGGACTACATGATATATACTCCTTGAGATGTTAAAATTTTCGGGATGCTTATGTCACATAATGAAAGAAACAACTAAAACCTTCTCCAAGTTCAAGAATTTGTTTGTAGGGACAAGAGGAGATAGTGAATGGAAGTATGTTATAGTTAAATTTATTACCTGTCAAAATATGAAGTATCAACTTGAAGAAGCCTCCATTTGCCGTAAGAAGATTAGGCCAATAGGTGAGGAAACGACCTACGGATGCAAAGGGTTCTCTTAAGAGCATTAATATCTTTTGAACCAAAACGGCTAACACAATGATCCATCGACTTGCGAAAGTTCTCCGGACGCTTTTGAGCGTGTCCGGGGGAGAATCTATGAATCCTGTGTTGGTCAGGTTGGGGAAAAATAAAAGGAGAAGGAGATCAAGAACACTCGCTTTGGTCGGATCGACCAGAAAATAGCTACTACAGAATTTCATATCGGTTTGGTACATTATCACTATATGAAAAGAACAGACTTCgctgaaaaagaagaagaaagaagtgATGTTGGCTGATTTGTGAGTCATGCAAGCTAGAGCAGGGCTACGTATTTATAGTGCTTGTAATAATTG
Above is a genomic segment from Raphanus sativus cultivar WK10039 unplaced genomic scaffold, ASM80110v3 Scaffold2513, whole genome shotgun sequence containing:
- the LOC130505696 gene encoding triacylglycerol lipase OBL1-like — its product is MYQTDMKFCSSYFLVDPTKASVLDLLLLLFFPNLTNTGFIDSPPDTLKSVRRTFASRWIIVLAVLVQKILMLLREPFASVGRFLTYWPNLLTANGGFFKLILHILTGKLVQPEESSATYVSFVGCTDRRVELDKKISVGTIEYKSMLSIMASKMDFVSYYDFYN